From the genome of Candidatus Eremiobacteraceae bacterium:
CGTGGTAAGGTGATGGGCAGGGGTCGAGGCTTCACAGCCGGTGAGATCGACCACGGTCGGATTTGACGACCGGCGCATGACGGACAGCATGGTGGGGCGGCATGGCGAAAGCGATGAGAATCGCGGTCATCGTCCAGCAGGGTGTGTTCCGCGCATCTCTGTGCGCGGCGTTAGAGCATTTTCCTGATATCGACGTGTTCGGCGTACCGACCATTCCCGAGCACTCATTTCCGGTCGAACCCGATCTCGCTATCATCGATCTCGACTTCCAGCCCGACAATCATCGAGAGCTGCTTCGCCGGCTGCTGACGATCGCGCCGAACACGAAGACGTGCATCATCGCCTTTCGCGCGGTACCTGCGACCGTGCGTCAGTGCCTGAGCCTCGGCGCGAGCGGCTTCCTGTTGAAGGAATGCACGCTCGAGGAGCTCTACCGCGCGGCGCGCACCGTCGTCGCCGGCGAGATCGCCGTCGATCCGCGGCTCGCGGGCTCGCTGCTCAAGGGCGTCGACGCCGAACGCACGGTCGGCAAGAATCCCGCACTGTCGGAGCGCGAGATCGAGGTCATCCGCCTCATCGCGCTCGGGCTCACGAATCGCCAGATCGCGAATCAGCTGAAGCTCAGCGAAAAGACGATCAAGAACCACGTCTCGCACATCTTCCGCAAGCTCAAGATCACCGCGCGCACGCAAGCCGCGATCCATGCGATCTCGAAC
Proteins encoded in this window:
- a CDS encoding response regulator transcription factor, yielding MRIAVIVQQGVFRASLCAALEHFPDIDVFGVPTIPEHSFPVEPDLAIIDLDFQPDNHRELLRRLLTIAPNTKTCIIAFRAVPATVRQCLSLGASGFLLKECTLEELYRAARTVVAGEIAVDPRLAGSLLKGVDAERTVGKNPALSEREIEVIRLIALGLTNRQIANQLKLSEKTIKNHVSHIFRKLKITARTQAAIHAISNNMLRATDRPEVPTPTNPL